A region of Vigna radiata var. radiata cultivar VC1973A chromosome 10, Vradiata_ver6, whole genome shotgun sequence DNA encodes the following proteins:
- the LOC106775189 gene encoding uncharacterized protein LOC106775189 — protein sequence MEFLRSLKKEDILDLFSHGFCFHCQTRLHSRITTLRKRKLDETFSPEEGSESSGDHVVEMPFNGNVSNSESLSKRNEKQWDSPRTSSQRRDSATSVKDDEKRVFGSSPGNLVGCKQSDFEILLNDGICEGSSFKNGLSDERREQIRYSLVCSRKDFTFVERINRRHINVLQGLELHTEVFNELEQRKIVEWIYRLQWRGQQGKLKDRTYSEPRKWMRGKGRVTIQFGCCYNYAVDKSGKPPGIMRDEEVDPLPPVFKQMIKRMVRWNIVHSSCIPDSCIVNIYEEGDCIPPHIDHHDFVRPFYTVSFLSECKILFGSNLQVVSAGEFAGPISISLPVGSVFVLNGNGADIAKHCIPSVSSKRISITFRKMQPSKLPYKFSPDPDLVEIKPLVFSSMNKSDKAQDEVRNLNIQQQHKAESVESESDIASNTKKASFRVK from the exons ATGGAGTTTCTCAGATCTTTGAAGAAAGAGGACATCTTGGATCTCTTTTCTCATGGCTTCTGCTTCCACTGTCAGACTCGTCTCCATTCTCGGATCACAACACTACGCAAAA GAAAGTTGGATGAAACTTTCTCTCCGGAAGAAGGCTCTGAGTCTTCTGGGGACCATGTTGTGGAAATGCCCTTCAATGGTAATGTTTCAAATTCAGAGTCTTTgagtaaaagaaatgaaaaacaatggGATAGTCCGAGGACCAGTTCACAGAGACGTGATTCTGCTACTTCAGTGAAGGATGATGAGAAACGCGTTTTTGGTTCTTCACCTGGGAATTTGGTGGGCTGCAAGCAATCTGATTTTGAGATTTTGTTAAATGATGGGATTTGTGAAGGTTCTTCATTTAAAAATGGGTTATCTGATGAAAGAAGAGAGCAGATAAGGTATTCTTTGGTTTGCAGCAGAAAGGACTTTACCTTTGTTGAAAGGATAAATAGGAGACACATAAATGTGCTCCAGGGGCTTGAACTTCACACTGAAGTTTTCAATGAGCTGGAGCAGAGGAAAATCGTTGAGTGGATATACAGATTACAATGGAGGGGACAACAAGGGAAACTTAAAG ATCGAACATATTCAGAACCAAGAAAGTGGATGCGTGGCAAGGGACGTGTGACAATACAATTTGGCTGCTGTTACAATTATGCAGTG GACAAAAGTGGCAAACCTCCTGGCATAATGAGAGATGAAGAAGTTGATCCATTACCACCTGTGTTCAAGCAAATGATAAAGAGGATGGTTAGATGGAATATAGTTCATTCCTCATGCATTCCAGATAGTTGCATTGTGAACATATATGAAGAAGGAGATTGCATTCCTCCTCACATCGACCATCATGATTTTGTAAGGCCATTCTACACCGTGTCATTCTTGAGCGagtgtaaaatattatttggttCAAACTTGCAAGTTGTTTCTGCCGGAGAGTTTGCAGGTCCTATATCCATTTCTTTGCCTGTTGG GTCAGTGTTTGTTTTGAATGGCAATGGAGCTGACATTGCTAAGCACTGTATTCCATCTGTGTCATCAAAAAG AATTTCTATTACATTTAGAAAGATGCAGCCGAGCAAGTTACCATATAAGTTTTCACCCGATCCTGACTTAGTGGAAATCAAGCCACTTGTCTTTTCATCTATGAACAAATCAGATAAAGCACAAGATGAAGTCAGGAACCTAAATATTCAACAACAACACAAGGCTGAAAGTGTTGAATCTGAATCAGACATAGCTTCGAACACCAAGAAGGCATCTTTCCGTGTAAAATAA